The genomic interval GTTCCAAGATCGCCGCCACGCGGTCGACGGCCGCCTTGTCCGTCGACGGCGACTCCACCTCAACGAGCTGTTGGATCTCCCCCAGAAGGGACAACTTTTCAGCCTCTAGCGCGTTGGGCAGCTCGTCCAATCGAAAGCGCCTCCTTCTTGAAACAGACTCAACGTGCAGGCGCAGCCGAACGAAGCACGTCGACAACGACAACCCAACCGCGCCTAAAGGTAGTCGTAGAGGGTCCGTGTTTTACCGAGTCACGATGATCTGCTCTCTTGTCTCGCTTGCCCGAGCCAGACAGGCCGTTGGAGTCCGTTAGCCGTCACCTCTTTCCGTCTGTGCCGCCGCGCGGCCTGGCCTCGTCGATCACGAGCGATCCGGTCCTCACCACCGTCTCCCCATCCAGCGCCACGGTTGGCCGGAGCATCATGGCGTCGAGGTGAATGTTACTCCTCACGCTCCCACCGGAAATACGATATATCGAATATAGGCGTGGGATTCGAAAACCCCTTCTCACCCCCGCGCCGGTTTCAAGCTATCGACCTACGCCCACTTTACGGCCCGCCGACGCCCGGAAAGCCCGTGCCGCTCTCGCGGAATGTCGACGGCAAAAGCGCCGGAATTGACGCGGCTATCGTCGGTCCGTAGCCTGATCTCATTGATTGAACTTTGGGAAAACGAGCGAGAACACCGGGCCTTCGAAAAACCCTTAGGAATATAGAGCCGGCGATCGGATTTGAACCGATGACCTGCGCATTACGAACCCGCAAAGGGCAATTTTGACCGCACGGGGCCGATCCTTCTCTTGCGCGCGTGCATCAGCATTCAATGGCGGCAAGACCCTGAGGCTCAGAAGTCCCGGCGGGAGCGCTCAGCGCGCGAGGATCGCGTCGACGAACAACTTCGAGCGCGAGCTTCGAGGGTGGTCGAAAAACTGCGCAGGGGTTGCTTCCTCCACGATCGTCCCTTGATCCATGAACACGACCCGATCGCTGATCTCCCGTGCGAACCCCATCTCATGCGTCGCGATCAGCATCGTCACGCCGGTGTGCGCCAGCCGCCGGATCACATCGAGGACTTCCTTGATCGTCTCCGGGTCCAGCGCAGACGTCGGCTCATCGAACAACATCACCTTGGGGTTCATCGCCAGCGCACGGGCGATCGCGACACGCTGTTGCTGCCCGCCGGAGAGTTCCAACGGATACGCGGCCGTCTTGTCGGCGAGACCGACTCGCTCGAGAAGCGCCGTGGCGCTGCGTTTGGCTTCATTTTTTCTCGCGCGGCGCACGTGGATGAGCCCCGACATCACGTTATCCATCACCGTCATGTGCGGAAACAGGTTGAAGCTTTGAAAGACCATCCCGATCTCGGTCCGCTGCTCCGCCACGACCCGCTCCGGCAGGGCCACGAGCCGGCCCTGGTGCTCGCGGTACCCGACCAGGTGGCCGTTCACCACAATGCGTCCCCGATCGGGGCGCTCCAGGTAGTTGATGCACCGGAGCAGCGTGCTCTTGCCTGATCCGCTGGCACCGACGAGCACCACAACTTCCCCGGCTGCGACACGAAGCGTGACGCCGCATAATGCATGCACGGGGCCGTAAGACTTGCGCACGTCGAGCGCTTCGATCATGGGTGCTTGGCTCATGTTGGCGTCACCGATTCGATTGCCGGCGGTGCCCCCCAAGATCCGCCCGTCCGGCCGCCCCGGTGCCTGATCGATCTGGACAGCCGGCGCTCGATGGAGTGCTGGACCAGCGTCCACAGCCCAGTGAGCAGCAGGTAGTAGATCGACGCGACGGCAAACAGCTCAAGTACTCTAAATGTGGTTTGAATCGCTTCCTCGGTCGCGCGGAACAATTCCTCCATCGAGATCACGGACACCAAGGACGTGCTCTTGAGCATGCTGTTGACCTGATTGCCGAGGGGTGGAACCGCGGTCCGTGCCGCCTGCGGGAGGACCACGACCCGCATCGCCTTCCAGTATGTCATGCCGAGTGCCTGGGCCGCTTCCATCTGGCCGTGGTGGATGGACTCGATGCCCGCGCGGATGATTTCCGCGACGTAAGCACCCTCGTTCACGCTGAGCGCGAGCAAGGCGGACTCCGCAACGTCCAGCCGGATCCCAAACGCTGGCAATCCACTGTAGACAAACACGAGTTGGACGAGAAGTGGCGTTCCTCGAATCAGTGTCGTGTATCCCGTGTAAAATGCCCGTGCGAGCGGATGTCCCCAGACGCACAGAATCGCGGCAACGAGACCGATCGTGATCCCGCACACCATGGAGACGGCCGTCAACCATACCGTGGTCCACACGCCATGGAGGATGAACCCGGCGCCGATGTAGTGCAAGAACGTTGGCCAATTCCACGACATGACGATGCTGTCTCTGGATTGCTCCGTGGCGGCCTCGGGCCAGGTGGCCGCCTAGAAGAACTGTATGGCCCCAGATTCGAGGTGCCACTGCCCCATGATCTTGGCGTATGTGCCGTCCCCCTTCATAGCGTAGAGCGCAACGGTGAGCGGTCCCGCGAGTGCGGAGTTGGCCGGCGGAATC from bacterium carries:
- a CDS encoding amino acid ABC transporter ATP-binding protein, which codes for MSQAPMIEALDVRKSYGPVHALCGVTLRVAAGEVVVLVGASGSGKSTLLRCINYLERPDRGRIVVNGHLVGYREHQGRLVALPERVVAEQRTEIGMVFQSFNLFPHMTVMDNVMSGLIHVRRARKNEAKRSATALLERVGLADKTAAYPLELSGGQQQRVAIARALAMNPKVMLFDEPTSALDPETIKEVLDVIRRLAHTGVTMLIATHEMGFAREISDRVVFMDQGTIVEEATPAQFFDHPRSSRSKLFVDAILAR
- a CDS encoding amino acid ABC transporter permease → MSWNWPTFLHYIGAGFILHGVWTTVWLTAVSMVCGITIGLVAAILCVWGHPLARAFYTGYTTLIRGTPLLVQLVFVYSGLPAFGIRLDVAESALLALSVNEGAYVAEIIRAGIESIHHGQMEAAQALGMTYWKAMRVVVLPQAARTAVPPLGNQVNSMLKSTSLVSVISMEELFRATEEAIQTTFRVLELFAVASIYYLLLTGLWTLVQHSIERRLSRSIRHRGGRTGGSWGAPPAIESVTPT